One Haladaptatus sp. R4 DNA window includes the following coding sequences:
- a CDS encoding 30S ribosomal protein S15, producing the protein MARMHTRRRGSSGSDRPVADEPPEWSDVDADDVEDRVVELAEDGFSPSQIGGKLRDEGVTGTPVPNVKLVTGKKVTEILEENDAGSDLPEDLENLMERAVRLREHVDENPQDKQNKRALQNTESKVRRLVNYYRGDKLDEDFTYTYDYQVELLE; encoded by the coding sequence ATGGCACGAATGCACACGCGACGCCGTGGGTCGTCCGGTTCGGACCGACCTGTGGCAGACGAACCACCGGAGTGGAGCGACGTAGATGCCGACGACGTGGAAGACCGCGTCGTCGAACTCGCGGAGGACGGTTTCAGCCCGAGTCAGATCGGGGGGAAACTCCGCGACGAGGGTGTGACCGGCACGCCCGTCCCCAACGTGAAGCTCGTCACGGGCAAGAAAGTGACCGAGATTCTCGAAGAGAACGACGCAGGTAGCGACCTGCCGGAAGACCTCGAAAACCTGATGGAGCGCGCCGTTCGGCTGCGCGAGCACGTCGACGAGAACCCACAGGACAAACAGAACAAGCGCGCACTGCAGAACACCGAGTCGAAGGTTCGCCGCCTCGTCAACTACTACCGCGGCGACAAGCTCGACGAGGACTTCACGTACACCTACGACTACCAAGTGGAACTCCTCGAATAG